One Mus musculus strain C57BL/6J chromosome Y, GRCm38.p6 C57BL/6J DNA segment encodes these proteins:
- the Eif2s3y gene encoding eukaryotic translation initiation factor 2 subunit 3, Y-linked isoform 2 (isoform 2 is encoded by transcript variant 2), with amino-acid sequence MKLKHILILQNKIDLVKESQAKEQYEQILAFVQGTVAEGAPIIPISAQLKYNIEVVCEYIVKKIPVPLRDFTSEPRLIVIRSFDVNKPGCEVDDLKGGVAGGSILKGVLKVGQEIEVRPGIVSKDGEGKLMCKPIFSKIVSLFAEHNDLQYAAPGGLIGVGTKIDPTLCRADRMVGQVLGAVGALPEIFTELEISYFLLRRLLGVRTEGDKKAAKVQKLSKNEVLMVNIGSLSTGGRVSAVKADLGKIVLTNPVCTEVGEKIALSRRVEKHWRLIGWGQIRRGVTIKPTIDDE; translated from the exons ATGAAGCTAAAACATATTTTGATTCTgcaaaataaaattgatttggTGAAAGAAAGCCAGGCTAAAGAACAGTATGAACAGATACTTGCATTTGTACAGG GTACAGTAGCCGAAGGAGCTCCTATTATTCCAATTTCTGCTCAGTTAAAATACAATATTGAAGTTGTATGTGAGTATATAGTAAAGAAAATTCCAGTACCTCTAAGAGACTTTACTTCAGAACCCCGACTTATTG TTATTCGGTCTTTTGATGTTAACAAACCTGGCTGTGAAGTTGATGACCTTAAAGGGGGTGTAGCTGGTGGTAGTATTTTAAAAGGCGTATTAAAG gtggGACAAGAGATAGAAGTGAGACCTGGTATTGTTTCTAAAGACGGAGAAGGGAAGCTTATGTGTAAACCAATCTTTTCCAAGATTGTATCCCTTTTTGCAGAACACAATGATCTTCAGTATGCTGCTCCAGGTGGTCTTATTG GAGTTGGAACAAAAATTGACCCAACGTTATGCCGAGCAGATAGAATGGTTGGGCAGGTCCTTGGTGCTGTTGGAGCATTACCTGAGatattcacagagttagaaatttcCTACTTCCTACTGAGACGGCTCCTAGGTGTACGTACAGAAGGAGACAAGAAAGCAGCAAAA GTTCAAAAGCTATCCAAGAATGAAGTACTCATGGTGAACATAGGGTCCTTGTCTACAGGAGGCAGAGTTAGTGCAGTCAAGGCAGATTTGGGTAAAATTGTTCTAACCAATCCAGTATGCACAGAAGTAGGAGAAAAAATTGCTCTAAGCCGACGAGTTGAGAAACACTGGCG TTTAATTGGTTGGGGCCAGATAAGAAGAGGCGTGACTATCAAGCCAACAATAGATGATGAATGA
- the Eif2s3y gene encoding eukaryotic translation initiation factor 2 subunit 3, Y-linked isoform X3 codes for MKLKHILILQNKIDLVKESQAKEQYEQILAFVQGTVAEGAPIIPISAQLKYNIEVVCEYIVKKIPVPLRDFTSEPRLIVIRSFDVNKPGCEVDDLKGGVAGGSILKGVLKVGQEIEVRPGIVSKDGEGKLMCKPIFSKIVSLFAEHNDLQYAAPGGLIGVGTKIDPTLCRADRMVGQVLGAVGALPEIFTELEISYFLLRRLLGVRTEGDKKAAKVQKLSKNEVLMVNIGSLSTGGRVSAVKADLGKIVLTNPVCTEVGEKIALSRRVEKHWRTVTSDFKPLLQ; via the exons ATGAAGCTAAAACATATTTTGATTCTgcaaaataaaattgatttggTGAAAGAAAGCCAGGCTAAAGAACAGTATGAACAGATACTTGCATTTGTACAGG GTACAGTAGCCGAAGGAGCTCCTATTATTCCAATTTCTGCTCAGTTAAAATACAATATTGAAGTTGTATGTGAGTATATAGTAAAGAAAATTCCAGTACCTCTAAGAGACTTTACTTCAGAACCCCGACTTATTG TTATTCGGTCTTTTGATGTTAACAAACCTGGCTGTGAAGTTGATGACCTTAAAGGGGGTGTAGCTGGTGGTAGTATTTTAAAAGGCGTATTAAAG gtggGACAAGAGATAGAAGTGAGACCTGGTATTGTTTCTAAAGACGGAGAAGGGAAGCTTATGTGTAAACCAATCTTTTCCAAGATTGTATCCCTTTTTGCAGAACACAATGATCTTCAGTATGCTGCTCCAGGTGGTCTTATTG GAGTTGGAACAAAAATTGACCCAACGTTATGCCGAGCAGATAGAATGGTTGGGCAGGTCCTTGGTGCTGTTGGAGCATTACCTGAGatattcacagagttagaaatttcCTACTTCCTACTGAGACGGCTCCTAGGTGTACGTACAGAAGGAGACAAGAAAGCAGCAAAA GTTCAAAAGCTATCCAAGAATGAAGTACTCATGGTGAACATAGGGTCCTTGTCTACAGGAGGCAGAGTTAGTGCAGTCAAGGCAGATTTGGGTAAAATTGTTCTAACCAATCCAGTATGCACAGAAGTAGGAGAAAAAATTGCTCTAAGCCGACGAGTTGAGAAACACTGGCG GACTGTGACCAGCGACTTCAAGCCCCTGCTGCAGTGA
- the Eif2s3y gene encoding eukaryotic translation initiation factor 2 subunit 3, Y-linked isoform 1 (isoform 1 is encoded by transcript variant 1) translates to MAGGEAGVTLGQPHLSRQDLATLDVTKLTPLSREIISRQATINIGTIGHVAHGKSTVVKAISGVHTVRFKNELERNITIKLGYANAKIYKLDDSSCPRPECYRSCGSSTPDEFPSDIPGTKGNFRLVRHVSFVDCPGHDILMATMLNGAAVMDAALLLIAGNESCPQPQTSEHLAAIEIMKLKHILILQNKIDLVKESQAKEQYEQILAFVQGTVAEGAPIIPISAQLKYNIEVVCEYIVKKIPVPLRDFTSEPRLIVIRSFDVNKPGCEVDDLKGGVAGGSILKGVLKVGQEIEVRPGIVSKDGEGKLMCKPIFSKIVSLFAEHNDLQYAAPGGLIGVGTKIDPTLCRADRMVGQVLGAVGALPEIFTELEISYFLLRRLLGVRTEGDKKAAKVQKLSKNEVLMVNIGSLSTGGRVSAVKADLGKIVLTNPVCTEVGEKIALSRRVEKHWRLIGWGQIRRGVTIKPTIDDE, encoded by the exons ATGGCGGGCGGAGAAGCCGGTGTCACTCTCGGGCAGCCGCATCTTTCTCGTCAGGATCTTGCCACTTTG GATGTTACCAAGTTGACTCCGCTTTCACGTGAAATTATCAGCAGACAAGCCACAATTAATATAG gcACAATTGGTCATGTTGCTCATGGAAAATCTACAGTTGTAAAAGCCATTTCTGGTGTTCACACTGTCCGATTCAAAAATGAACTAGAAAGGAATATTACCATAAAACTTGGATATGCTAATGCCAAA ATTTATAAGCTTGATGACTCAAGTTGTCCTCGACCAGAATGTTACAGATCTTGTGGAAGTAGTACACCTGATGAGTTTCCTTCAGATATTCCAGGGaccaaaggaaacttcagactAGTCAG ACATGTTTCCTTTGTTGATTGTCCTGGTCATGATATTTTGATGGCAACTATGCTGAATGGGGCAGCAGTGATGGATGCAGCTCTTCTGTTGATAG CTGGTAATGAATCTTGTCCTCAACCTCAGACTTCTGAACACCTGGCTGCCATTGAAATTATGAAGCTAAAACATATTTTGATTCTgcaaaataaaattgatttggTGAAAGAAAGCCAGGCTAAAGAACAGTATGAACAGATACTTGCATTTGTACAGG GTACAGTAGCCGAAGGAGCTCCTATTATTCCAATTTCTGCTCAGTTAAAATACAATATTGAAGTTGTATGTGAGTATATAGTAAAGAAAATTCCAGTACCTCTAAGAGACTTTACTTCAGAACCCCGACTTATTG TTATTCGGTCTTTTGATGTTAACAAACCTGGCTGTGAAGTTGATGACCTTAAAGGGGGTGTAGCTGGTGGTAGTATTTTAAAAGGCGTATTAAAG gtggGACAAGAGATAGAAGTGAGACCTGGTATTGTTTCTAAAGACGGAGAAGGGAAGCTTATGTGTAAACCAATCTTTTCCAAGATTGTATCCCTTTTTGCAGAACACAATGATCTTCAGTATGCTGCTCCAGGTGGTCTTATTG GAGTTGGAACAAAAATTGACCCAACGTTATGCCGAGCAGATAGAATGGTTGGGCAGGTCCTTGGTGCTGTTGGAGCATTACCTGAGatattcacagagttagaaatttcCTACTTCCTACTGAGACGGCTCCTAGGTGTACGTACAGAAGGAGACAAGAAAGCAGCAAAA GTTCAAAAGCTATCCAAGAATGAAGTACTCATGGTGAACATAGGGTCCTTGTCTACAGGAGGCAGAGTTAGTGCAGTCAAGGCAGATTTGGGTAAAATTGTTCTAACCAATCCAGTATGCACAGAAGTAGGAGAAAAAATTGCTCTAAGCCGACGAGTTGAGAAACACTGGCG TTTAATTGGTTGGGGCCAGATAAGAAGAGGCGTGACTATCAAGCCAACAATAGATGATGAATGA
- the Eif2s3y gene encoding eukaryotic translation initiation factor 2 subunit 3, Y-linked isoform X1, with product MAGGEAGVTLGQPHLSRQDLATLDVTKLTPLSREIISRQATINIGTIGHVAHGKSTVVKAISGVHTVRFKNELERNITIKLGYANAKIYKLDDSSCPRPECYRSCGSSTPDEFPSDIPGTKGNFRLVRHVSFVDCPGHDILMATMLNGAAVMDAALLLIAGNESCPQPQTSEHLAAIEIMKLKHILILQNKIDLVKESQAKEQYEQILAFVQGTVAEGAPIIPISAQLKYNIEVVCEYIVKKIPVPLRDFTSEPRLIVIRSFDVNKPGCEVDDLKGGVAGGSILKGVLKVGQEIEVRPGIVSKDGEGKLMCKPIFSKIVSLFAEHNDLQYAAPGGLIGVGTKIDPTLCRADRMVGQVLGAVGALPEIFTELEISYFLLRRLLGVRTEGDKKAAKVQKLSKNEVLMVNIGSLSTGGRVSAVKADLGKIVLTNPVCTEVGEKIALSRRVEKHWRTVTSDFKPLLQ from the exons ATGGCGGGCGGAGAAGCCGGTGTCACTCTCGGGCAGCCGCATCTTTCTCGTCAGGATCTTGCCACTTTG GATGTTACCAAGTTGACTCCGCTTTCACGTGAAATTATCAGCAGACAAGCCACAATTAATATAG gcACAATTGGTCATGTTGCTCATGGAAAATCTACAGTTGTAAAAGCCATTTCTGGTGTTCACACTGTCCGATTCAAAAATGAACTAGAAAGGAATATTACCATAAAACTTGGATATGCTAATGCCAAA ATTTATAAGCTTGATGACTCAAGTTGTCCTCGACCAGAATGTTACAGATCTTGTGGAAGTAGTACACCTGATGAGTTTCCTTCAGATATTCCAGGGaccaaaggaaacttcagactAGTCAG ACATGTTTCCTTTGTTGATTGTCCTGGTCATGATATTTTGATGGCAACTATGCTGAATGGGGCAGCAGTGATGGATGCAGCTCTTCTGTTGATAG CTGGTAATGAATCTTGTCCTCAACCTCAGACTTCTGAACACCTGGCTGCCATTGAAATTATGAAGCTAAAACATATTTTGATTCTgcaaaataaaattgatttggTGAAAGAAAGCCAGGCTAAAGAACAGTATGAACAGATACTTGCATTTGTACAGG GTACAGTAGCCGAAGGAGCTCCTATTATTCCAATTTCTGCTCAGTTAAAATACAATATTGAAGTTGTATGTGAGTATATAGTAAAGAAAATTCCAGTACCTCTAAGAGACTTTACTTCAGAACCCCGACTTATTG TTATTCGGTCTTTTGATGTTAACAAACCTGGCTGTGAAGTTGATGACCTTAAAGGGGGTGTAGCTGGTGGTAGTATTTTAAAAGGCGTATTAAAG gtggGACAAGAGATAGAAGTGAGACCTGGTATTGTTTCTAAAGACGGAGAAGGGAAGCTTATGTGTAAACCAATCTTTTCCAAGATTGTATCCCTTTTTGCAGAACACAATGATCTTCAGTATGCTGCTCCAGGTGGTCTTATTG GAGTTGGAACAAAAATTGACCCAACGTTATGCCGAGCAGATAGAATGGTTGGGCAGGTCCTTGGTGCTGTTGGAGCATTACCTGAGatattcacagagttagaaatttcCTACTTCCTACTGAGACGGCTCCTAGGTGTACGTACAGAAGGAGACAAGAAAGCAGCAAAA GTTCAAAAGCTATCCAAGAATGAAGTACTCATGGTGAACATAGGGTCCTTGTCTACAGGAGGCAGAGTTAGTGCAGTCAAGGCAGATTTGGGTAAAATTGTTCTAACCAATCCAGTATGCACAGAAGTAGGAGAAAAAATTGCTCTAAGCCGACGAGTTGAGAAACACTGGCG GACTGTGACCAGCGACTTCAAGCCCCTGCTGCAGTGA